The proteins below come from a single Arthrobacter crystallopoietes genomic window:
- a CDS encoding DUF948 domain-containing protein has translation MSGGDIAGLIAAGVFAVLVALLAIPVWKLGKVFDELRVAIRSISDGTTPLIDEVTTTVTTTNEQLRKVDGISSNVSDASANVSALSSLVAATIGSPLIKVAAFSYGVRTAFNSRGQSGRTTEGKGRRSR, from the coding sequence ATGTCAGGTGGAGATATCGCCGGTCTCATCGCTGCGGGCGTTTTCGCGGTGCTGGTGGCCCTGCTGGCCATACCGGTATGGAAGCTGGGGAAAGTCTTTGACGAACTTCGGGTAGCCATCCGCTCAATCAGCGATGGCACTACGCCGCTGATCGATGAAGTGACCACCACGGTGACCACCACCAACGAGCAGTTGCGGAAGGTGGACGGCATCTCGTCCAACGTTTCGGACGCCTCGGCCAACGTCTCCGCGCTGTCCTCGCTGGTCGCCGCGACGATCGGCTCACCGTTGATCAAGGTGGCAGCCTTTTCCTACGGCGTACGCACCGCATTCAACTCGCGCGGCCAGTCCGGCAGAACTACCGAGGGCAAAGGCCGTCGCAGCCGCTAA
- the dtd gene encoding D-aminoacyl-tRNA deacylase, which translates to MRAILQRVSRATVSVDGQVVGAIDGPGLLVLAGATHTDTPADAGVLAEKMWRLRILDGEKSCADVNAPLLVVSQFTLYADTRRGRRPSWSAAAPGDISEPLLESLVEQLRGLGATVETGVFGAMMEVSLVNDGPFTISLDTADFAKTRRG; encoded by the coding sequence ATGCGAGCCATTCTTCAACGGGTCAGCCGGGCCACCGTCAGCGTGGACGGACAGGTAGTCGGAGCCATCGACGGTCCCGGCCTGCTGGTGCTCGCCGGCGCCACCCACACCGACACTCCCGCCGACGCCGGGGTGCTGGCCGAGAAGATGTGGCGGCTTCGGATTCTCGACGGCGAAAAATCCTGCGCTGACGTCAACGCGCCGCTGTTGGTGGTCAGCCAGTTCACGTTGTACGCCGATACCCGCCGGGGCCGCCGGCCATCCTGGTCGGCTGCGGCCCCCGGGGATATTAGCGAGCCGCTGCTTGAGAGCTTGGTCGAGCAGTTGCGCGGACTCGGCGCCACGGTGGAAACGGGAGTCTTTGGCGCGATGATGGAAGTATCGCTGGTCAACGACGGCCCCTTCACCATCAGCCTGGACACCGCGGATTTTGCCAAAACGCGCCGCGGCTGA
- the aspS gene encoding aspartate--tRNA ligase: MLRTHDLGSLRAEHIGQTVTLAGWVARRRDHGGVAFLDLRDASGIAQVVVREEDVFHALRNEYVLQIKGTVEKRPEGNENPALATGEIEVIADSVVVLSTSDPLPFQIDEHVEVGEEARLKHRYLDLRRPGPAAAMRLRSEANRVARELLHQDGFVEIETPTLTRSTPEGARDFLVPARLDPGSWYALPQSPQLFKQLLQVGGFEKYYQIARCYRDEDFRADRQPEFTQLDIEASFVEQDDIIALGESIVKALWQLIDVEIPTPIRRMTYADAMARYGSDKPDLRFGLELTELTEFFKDTTFRVFQAPYVGAVVMPGGASQARRTLDAWQEWAKQRGAKGLAYVLIQEDGTLSGPVAKNLTDTERAGLADAVGAKPGDCVFFAAGDKSSARALLGAARVEIGHRTGLINDGDWAFVWIVDAPLFEPAAAAVESGDVAVGTGAWTAVHHAFTSPKPEFMDTFDEDPANALSYAYDIVCNGNELGGGSIRIHQRDVQERVLAVMGIDQEQAQSKFGFLLEGFKYGAPPHGGIAFGWDRVVQLLTGSDSIRDVIAFPKTGGGHDPLTNAPAPITPQQRKEAGIDFKPKPKDASKDVSKDGQKAAAQQSEKDSVQS, from the coding sequence GTGCTGCGCACACATGACCTCGGCTCGCTGAGGGCTGAGCACATTGGACAGACCGTAACCCTCGCCGGGTGGGTGGCCCGCCGGCGTGATCACGGCGGCGTGGCATTCCTGGATCTGCGTGATGCCTCCGGCATTGCCCAGGTTGTGGTGCGCGAAGAGGACGTCTTCCACGCCCTCCGTAACGAATATGTGCTGCAGATCAAGGGCACGGTCGAGAAGCGGCCCGAAGGCAACGAAAACCCGGCCCTGGCCACCGGTGAGATCGAAGTCATAGCCGATTCCGTCGTCGTACTCAGCACTTCGGATCCGCTGCCGTTCCAGATCGACGAGCACGTCGAGGTCGGCGAGGAAGCACGCCTGAAGCACCGTTACCTGGACCTGCGCCGTCCCGGCCCCGCCGCCGCCATGCGGCTGCGCTCGGAGGCCAACCGGGTGGCGCGCGAGCTGCTGCACCAGGACGGGTTCGTGGAGATCGAGACTCCGACGCTGACCCGCTCCACCCCGGAAGGCGCCCGCGACTTCCTGGTGCCGGCGCGCCTGGATCCGGGCTCCTGGTACGCCCTGCCGCAGTCCCCGCAGCTGTTCAAGCAGCTGCTGCAGGTGGGCGGTTTCGAAAAGTACTACCAGATTGCGCGCTGCTACCGGGACGAAGACTTCCGCGCCGACCGCCAGCCGGAATTCACCCAGCTGGACATCGAGGCCAGCTTCGTCGAGCAGGACGACATCATCGCGCTGGGCGAGAGCATCGTGAAGGCGCTGTGGCAGCTGATCGACGTCGAGATTCCCACCCCGATCCGCCGCATGACCTACGCGGACGCGATGGCGCGGTACGGTTCCGACAAGCCTGACCTGCGGTTCGGCCTGGAGCTGACCGAGCTGACGGAGTTCTTCAAGGACACCACCTTCCGCGTCTTCCAGGCCCCGTACGTCGGCGCCGTGGTCATGCCCGGCGGCGCCTCCCAGGCCCGCCGGACGCTGGACGCGTGGCAGGAATGGGCCAAGCAGCGCGGCGCCAAGGGCCTGGCCTACGTCCTGATCCAGGAAGACGGCACGCTGAGCGGTCCGGTGGCCAAGAACCTCACCGATACCGAGCGTGCCGGCCTCGCGGACGCCGTGGGTGCCAAGCCCGGGGACTGCGTCTTCTTCGCAGCCGGAGACAAGTCCTCGGCGCGTGCGCTGCTGGGGGCCGCGCGCGTTGAGATCGGCCACCGCACCGGTTTGATTAACGACGGCGACTGGGCCTTCGTGTGGATCGTCGATGCCCCGCTGTTCGAACCGGCCGCGGCAGCAGTCGAATCGGGCGACGTGGCCGTCGGCACCGGTGCCTGGACTGCCGTGCACCACGCCTTCACCTCGCCGAAGCCCGAGTTCATGGACACGTTCGATGAGGACCCGGCGAACGCCCTGTCCTACGCCTACGACATTGTCTGCAACGGCAACGAACTCGGCGGCGGTTCCATCCGTATCCACCAGCGGGACGTGCAGGAACGCGTGCTGGCCGTTATGGGAATCGACCAGGAGCAGGCCCAGAGCAAGTTCGGCTTCCTGCTTGAGGGCTTCAAGTACGGTGCGCCCCCGCACGGCGGCATCGCGTTCGGCTGGGACCGAGTTGTCCAGCTGCTGACCGGCTCGGACTCCATCCGCGACGTCATCGCCTTCCCGAAGACCGGCGGCGGCCACGACCCGCTGACCAATGCTCCCGCGCCGATCACCCCGCAGCAGCGCAAGGAAGCCGGCATCGACTTCAAGCCCAAGCCGAAGGACGCCTCGAAGGACGTCTCCAAGGACGGGCAGAAGGCTGCTGCCCAGCAGTCTGAAAAGGACAGCGTCCAAAGCTGA
- a CDS encoding peptidylprolyl isomerase has product MAARSQDRETKRRIAQMEAKRALRAEQIKRRRRDNVIGGVTIAALVILGFLLQLTVFGTNPTSREVDQVREGIEEPIPGDSASPDPAGAQTNAAHIPSADLARGQVLTGTLSTSAGDIGVELDGEAAPQAVSVFKSLADEGFFAGKTCHRLTTAASMGVLQCGSVDGRGGGDPEFQWGPVENSPESGLYPAGTIAVARGQSTFSNGSQFFIAYKDSTIPQDTGGYTIMGKVTTGLDVIQEIADGGLEEAGSQDGQPKIPVTIDAFTLD; this is encoded by the coding sequence GTGGCCGCCAGGAGCCAGGACCGCGAAACAAAGCGCCGCATTGCGCAGATGGAGGCCAAACGTGCCCTGCGTGCAGAGCAAATCAAGCGGCGCAGGCGCGACAACGTTATCGGTGGCGTGACGATCGCCGCCTTGGTCATCCTGGGTTTCCTGCTCCAGCTGACGGTATTCGGCACCAATCCCACGTCCCGCGAGGTTGACCAGGTACGCGAGGGTATCGAAGAGCCGATACCCGGCGACTCTGCCTCCCCTGATCCCGCTGGCGCACAAACGAACGCGGCCCATATCCCTTCCGCGGATCTGGCGCGTGGCCAGGTGCTCACCGGCACACTATCCACCAGTGCCGGCGACATCGGCGTGGAGCTCGACGGCGAGGCTGCGCCGCAGGCCGTTTCGGTGTTCAAGTCCTTGGCCGACGAGGGCTTTTTCGCGGGCAAGACGTGCCACCGCCTCACTACTGCCGCTTCCATGGGCGTGCTCCAGTGCGGCTCCGTGGACGGCCGAGGCGGCGGCGACCCGGAGTTCCAGTGGGGTCCGGTCGAAAATTCGCCCGAATCGGGCCTATATCCGGCCGGCACGATCGCCGTCGCCCGCGGCCAAAGCACTTTCAGCAACGGCAGCCAGTTCTTCATTGCCTACAAAGACAGCACGATTCCGCAAGATACCGGTGGCTACACGATTATGGGTAAGGTAACCACAGGCCTCGACGTGATCCAGGAGATTGCCGACGGCGGCCTCGAAGAAGCCGGCAGCCAGGACGGACAGCCTAAAATACCAGTAACGATTGATGCGTTTACTCTAGATTGA
- a CDS encoding acVLRF1 family peptidyl-tRNA hydrolase — MARTKTIYLPPGRLRAWADKFAADHGNPLCEVNNSKVGSGVVLSCPDGFAVRLGLPWERLTPALSAEAWPEQLAAAAADIGTCGLILLRRGGYSVGTSVQGQLTWSKSGTRYVQSRTAAGGWSQQRYARRRSNQADALVLTATEYVAGHFPAAKPSCLATGGDRDMLRQLLTDARLAGLAALPATHLELNADPRQRQLAEVAQELAGIRAVITWPAPGLNSPS, encoded by the coding sequence ATGGCACGGACCAAGACCATCTACCTGCCGCCAGGGCGCCTCCGGGCCTGGGCGGACAAATTCGCCGCGGACCACGGCAATCCGCTCTGTGAGGTCAACAATTCCAAGGTGGGTTCCGGCGTCGTCCTTTCGTGTCCTGACGGTTTTGCTGTCAGACTCGGCCTGCCGTGGGAGCGGCTGACCCCGGCCCTGAGTGCGGAGGCGTGGCCGGAGCAGCTTGCCGCCGCTGCGGCGGACATCGGAACCTGCGGACTGATCCTGCTGCGGCGCGGCGGCTACAGCGTCGGAACGTCCGTGCAGGGGCAGCTGACCTGGTCCAAGTCCGGCACCCGGTATGTACAGTCGCGCACTGCCGCCGGAGGCTGGTCGCAGCAGCGTTACGCCCGCAGGCGCTCCAATCAGGCAGACGCCCTGGTGCTGACCGCGACCGAGTACGTGGCCGGGCACTTCCCCGCAGCCAAACCGTCGTGCCTGGCGACCGGCGGCGACAGGGACATGCTGCGCCAACTGCTGACCGATGCCCGGCTGGCCGGTCTCGCAGCGCTGCCGGCGACGCATCTGGAGCTGAACGCCGACCCGCGGCAACGGCAGCTCGCCGAGGTCGCGCAGGAGCTAGCCGGTATCAGGGCCGTGATCACATGGCCGGCGCCCGGCCTCAACAGCCCCTCTTAA
- a CDS encoding replication-associated recombination protein A codes for MSDLFSAASDTEDDRDDETGPGGSSGRGTGSIERPRSPLAVRMRPRTVDEVVGQQHLLQPGSPLRLLAAGGQATGPAGPSSLMLWGPPGTGKTTLAHVIARGPGRKFVELSAITAGVKDVRRVMDEALTARDLHRTTTVLFLDEIHRFNKAQQDALLPGVENRWVVLVAATTENPSFSVVSPLLSRSLLLTLRPLTTEDIEGLLQRAVTDERGLAGRVELSDEALEHLVRLASGDARRGLTALEAAAGVAWGEADNPGEGGPVRVELSHAERAMDRAALRYDRAGDQHYDIASAFIKSMRGSDVDAALHYMARMLEAGEDPRFVARRIVISASEDVGMADPSALQTAVAAAQAVQLIGMPEARLVLAQAVVHIATAPKSNAAYDAINAAVADVRAGRGQGVPGHLRDAHYRGAQQLGHGKGYIYSHDAPHGIAKQQYPPDDLVGRNYYEPTGNGVEREISARLERLRKIIRGE; via the coding sequence GTGAGTGATTTGTTCAGTGCCGCTAGCGACACGGAAGATGACCGGGACGATGAAACCGGTCCCGGCGGCAGTTCCGGACGTGGCACCGGCAGTATCGAGCGGCCCCGCAGCCCGCTCGCGGTGCGGATGCGTCCTCGGACGGTCGACGAGGTGGTGGGCCAGCAGCATCTGCTCCAGCCAGGCTCGCCGCTGCGTCTGCTGGCTGCCGGCGGACAGGCAACCGGTCCTGCGGGGCCGTCGTCGCTGATGCTCTGGGGGCCTCCCGGCACCGGCAAGACCACGCTGGCGCATGTCATTGCCAGGGGGCCGGGCCGGAAGTTCGTGGAACTCTCCGCGATCACCGCCGGCGTCAAGGATGTCCGCCGGGTGATGGACGAGGCGCTGACCGCCCGTGACCTGCACCGGACCACCACCGTGCTGTTCCTGGACGAGATCCACCGTTTCAACAAGGCCCAGCAGGATGCGCTGCTGCCCGGCGTCGAGAACCGCTGGGTGGTGCTGGTCGCCGCCACCACCGAAAATCCGTCCTTCTCCGTTGTCTCGCCGCTGCTGTCCCGGTCGCTGCTGCTGACGCTCAGGCCGTTGACTACCGAGGACATTGAAGGGCTGCTCCAGCGCGCCGTAACCGATGAGCGTGGCCTGGCGGGCCGGGTGGAGCTCAGCGATGAGGCGCTGGAGCATCTGGTCAGGCTGGCTTCGGGAGACGCGCGCCGTGGCCTGACGGCGCTGGAGGCGGCCGCCGGCGTAGCCTGGGGCGAGGCGGATAACCCCGGTGAGGGAGGCCCCGTGCGTGTGGAACTGTCGCACGCGGAGCGGGCCATGGACCGCGCGGCGCTGCGTTATGACCGTGCCGGCGACCAGCACTATGACATTGCCAGCGCCTTCATCAAGTCGATGCGCGGCTCCGATGTGGACGCCGCGCTGCACTACATGGCGCGCATGCTCGAGGCGGGGGAGGACCCGCGGTTTGTCGCCCGCCGGATCGTGATCTCCGCTTCCGAGGACGTGGGGATGGCGGATCCGTCGGCGCTGCAGACCGCGGTGGCGGCCGCGCAGGCGGTGCAGCTGATCGGTATGCCCGAAGCCCGGCTGGTGCTGGCGCAGGCCGTGGTCCACATCGCCACCGCGCCGAAATCCAACGCCGCGTACGATGCGATCAACGCCGCCGTCGCAGATGTCCGCGCCGGCCGCGGGCAGGGCGTTCCGGGCCACCTGCGGGACGCGCACTACCGCGGCGCGCAACAGTTGGGCCACGGCAAGGGCTACATCTATTCACACGATGCCCCGCACGGCATTGCCAAGCAGCAGTATCCGCCGGACGATCTGGTGGGCAGGAATTACTACGAGCCCACCGGGAACGGCGTCGAACGCGAGATTTCGGCACGACTGGAACGGCTGCGCAAAATCATCCGCGGCGAATAA
- a CDS encoding DUF349 domain-containing protein produces MTDSQKSDETVDGTASETPKPPTPASMKPSARPRPTPAAMAPKHAAASTVQTVVAAPPVHSTPLSEAAKWGRVAEDGHVFLILDGEEHPVGQYPDAPADEALAYFVRKYDDAAAQAALLEQRVEAKAPSTDMHKTLEHLRAQVAERHMVGDIPALEARLDSLDTAIAELQRSEKDAQEAQRSAELAAREAIVAEAESIAGKDPATVQWKTSSARMNELFESWKSAQKNGIRLGRGTEDALWKRFRSARTVFDRHRRAYFSQLDSDNATAKAAKEALIARAEELSTSTDWGPTAGEYRHLMDEWKASKRASRKDDDALWARFRAAQDKFFAARQAANHAIDQEYAANLVVKEALVAEAQALLPITDLGAAKKALQSIRDRWEEAGKVPRGDMQRIDGGLRKVEDAVKAAEDDQWRRSNPETKARTNSALNQLETAIAGLEEDLSKAERQGDARKIADAREALEARRQWLDTLQKSAQDFS; encoded by the coding sequence GTGACAGACAGTCAGAAATCCGACGAAACAGTTGACGGCACGGCCTCCGAGACGCCAAAGCCGCCGACGCCGGCCAGCATGAAACCGTCCGCACGGCCGCGTCCTACGCCGGCAGCAATGGCACCGAAGCATGCAGCGGCCTCTACCGTACAGACCGTTGTCGCCGCTCCACCGGTGCACAGCACGCCGCTTTCCGAAGCCGCAAAATGGGGCAGGGTTGCCGAGGACGGGCACGTTTTCCTGATTCTCGACGGCGAAGAACACCCCGTCGGCCAGTATCCGGACGCCCCGGCCGACGAAGCGCTGGCCTACTTTGTGCGCAAGTATGACGACGCCGCCGCGCAGGCAGCGCTCCTGGAGCAGCGGGTGGAGGCGAAGGCGCCGTCCACCGACATGCACAAAACCCTTGAGCACCTGAGGGCACAGGTCGCGGAGCGCCACATGGTCGGGGACATTCCGGCTCTGGAGGCGCGGCTCGATAGCCTCGACACCGCGATCGCAGAGCTGCAGCGCAGCGAAAAGGACGCCCAGGAAGCGCAGCGCTCCGCCGAACTGGCTGCACGTGAGGCCATTGTCGCCGAAGCGGAATCAATCGCGGGCAAAGACCCTGCCACGGTGCAGTGGAAGACCAGCAGTGCGCGGATGAATGAGCTGTTCGAGAGCTGGAAGAGCGCGCAGAAGAACGGCATCAGGCTGGGCCGCGGCACCGAAGATGCGTTATGGAAACGCTTCAGGTCCGCACGCACCGTCTTTGACCGCCACCGCCGTGCCTACTTCAGCCAGCTGGACAGCGACAATGCTACCGCGAAGGCGGCTAAAGAAGCGTTGATCGCGCGTGCCGAGGAGCTCTCGACCTCCACCGACTGGGGCCCGACCGCCGGCGAGTACCGCCATCTGATGGACGAATGGAAGGCTTCCAAGCGCGCCAGCCGGAAGGACGACGACGCGCTCTGGGCTCGTTTCCGTGCCGCCCAGGACAAGTTCTTTGCCGCACGCCAGGCCGCTAACCACGCCATCGACCAGGAGTATGCCGCCAACCTGGTGGTCAAGGAAGCTCTCGTGGCCGAGGCGCAGGCGCTGCTCCCGATTACCGATCTTGGTGCCGCTAAGAAGGCCCTCCAGTCCATCAGGGACCGCTGGGAAGAAGCCGGCAAGGTGCCGCGTGGGGACATGCAGCGGATCGACGGAGGCCTGCGCAAGGTCGAAGACGCTGTCAAGGCAGCTGAAGACGACCAGTGGCGACGCAGCAACCCGGAGACTAAGGCCCGTACCAACAGTGCGTTGAACCAGTTGGAGACAGCCATTGCCGGTCTCGAAGAGGATCTGTCCAAGGCTGAACGGCAGGGCGATGCGCGGAAGATTGCCGACGCCCGCGAGGCACTCGAAGCCCGTCGGCAGTGGCTGGATACCTTGCAGAAATCGGCACAGGACTTCTCCTGA
- a CDS encoding APC family permease encodes MSSESALERRLGGVDATTVGIGSMVGAGVFVVFSPAAAIAGNWLPLALAIAGVVAYCNAMASAQLAAVHPTSGGTYIYGRRQLGEWQGFLAGWGYITGKVASCAAMALAFGLYAAPEFATAAAVAAVILLTGVNLMGITRTAWATRWIVSIVVAILVFVIVVAFDAEPIGQSIPVDGASPYGILQAAGLFFFAFAGYARIATMGEEIREPKKLIPRAILAALVVTLALYAVLGLALLDFMGAGLLAATPAPLLAVGEAVGGGVGTTAVTIAATLACLGALLALIAGVSRTMFAMAREGDLPRAFASVWERFKVPYLADLAVAAVVIFLLLTQDVLAVVGFSSFGVLIYYAVTNASALTLTERPWQAPKALNWLGLAGCLVLAFTLPLSSVLTMTAVLAVGLLGRAVLKPGRRRRPHA; translated from the coding sequence TTGAGCAGCGAATCAGCCCTCGAACGCAGGTTGGGCGGTGTTGACGCCACCACGGTGGGCATCGGTTCCATGGTGGGCGCCGGCGTCTTCGTGGTCTTCTCCCCCGCCGCCGCGATAGCCGGCAACTGGCTGCCGCTGGCGCTGGCGATCGCCGGTGTTGTTGCTTACTGCAACGCGATGGCCTCGGCCCAGCTGGCCGCGGTCCATCCCACCAGCGGAGGAACCTACATCTACGGGCGCCGCCAGCTCGGCGAATGGCAAGGTTTTTTGGCCGGCTGGGGCTACATCACCGGGAAGGTGGCTTCCTGTGCCGCCATGGCGCTGGCCTTCGGCCTCTACGCCGCCCCGGAATTTGCGACGGCGGCCGCCGTGGCCGCCGTCATATTGCTCACCGGCGTGAACCTGATGGGGATCACCCGCACGGCCTGGGCCACGCGCTGGATCGTCTCCATTGTCGTGGCCATTCTGGTCTTTGTGATCGTGGTGGCCTTCGATGCCGAGCCCATCGGCCAGAGCATCCCGGTCGACGGCGCCTCGCCGTACGGAATCCTGCAGGCCGCGGGACTGTTTTTCTTTGCTTTCGCCGGCTACGCCCGGATTGCCACCATGGGCGAGGAAATCCGCGAACCGAAGAAGCTGATTCCACGCGCCATCCTGGCGGCCCTGGTGGTCACCTTGGCCCTCTATGCGGTGCTGGGACTGGCGCTGCTGGACTTCATGGGTGCGGGCCTGCTGGCCGCCACACCCGCACCGTTGCTGGCGGTCGGCGAAGCCGTGGGCGGCGGCGTGGGCACCACCGCGGTAACGATTGCGGCAACGCTGGCCTGCCTGGGCGCCCTGCTCGCGCTGATTGCCGGTGTTAGCCGCACCATGTTCGCTATGGCCCGCGAGGGGGATCTGCCGCGTGCCTTTGCTTCGGTCTGGGAACGCTTCAAGGTTCCCTACCTCGCCGACCTGGCCGTCGCCGCCGTCGTTATTTTCCTGCTGCTCACCCAGGATGTCCTGGCCGTTGTGGGCTTCTCCAGCTTCGGCGTGTTGATCTATTACGCGGTCACTAATGCGTCCGCGTTGACCCTCACGGAGCGGCCGTGGCAGGCGCCCAAGGCCCTGAACTGGCTGGGCCTGGCCGGATGCCTGGTCCTGGCGTTCACCCTGCCGCTGTCCTCCGTGCTGACCATGACGGCGGTGCTGGCTGTGGGGCTGCTGGGCCGCGCCGTGCTCAAACCTGGCAGGCGGCGCAGGCCCCACGCCTAG
- the rpsD gene encoding 30S ribosomal protein S4, whose translation MANNTRARRKVRISRALGIALTPKAEKYMERRPYGPGQHGRARRKQDSDYAVRLREKQRLRAQYGIREAQMTRVFEEARNTAGLTGENLIELLEMRLDALVLRAGFARTIAQARQLVVHRHIMVDGKRVDRPSFRVSEGQLVHVHERSEKMPPFQVAAAGAHRDVLPNVPAYLDVTLEKLQARLVRRPKRSEVPVTCEEQLVVEYYAR comes from the coding sequence GTGGCTAACAACACACGAGCCCGCCGCAAGGTCCGCATTTCGCGTGCCCTTGGTATTGCCCTGACCCCCAAGGCCGAAAAGTACATGGAGCGCCGTCCGTACGGTCCCGGCCAGCACGGCCGTGCCCGTCGTAAGCAGGACAGCGACTACGCCGTACGTCTGCGTGAAAAGCAGCGTCTGCGTGCCCAGTACGGCATCCGCGAAGCACAGATGACCCGTGTCTTCGAAGAGGCCCGCAACACCGCCGGTCTGACCGGTGAAAACCTGATCGAGCTGCTGGAAATGCGTCTTGACGCCCTGGTCCTGCGTGCAGGCTTCGCCCGCACCATCGCCCAGGCCCGCCAGCTGGTTGTGCACCGCCACATCATGGTTGACGGCAAGCGCGTGGACCGTCCGTCCTTCCGCGTTTCCGAAGGCCAGCTGGTGCACGTCCACGAGCGCTCCGAGAAGATGCCGCCGTTCCAGGTTGCAGCAGCCGGCGCACACCGCGACGTTCTGCCGAACGTTCCGGCCTACCTTGACGTTACGTTGGAGAAGCTCCAGGCCCGCCTGGTCCGCCGCCCCAAGCGTTCCGAGGTTCCCGTAACCTGCGAAGAGCAGCTGGTGGTTGAATACTACGCACGCTAA
- the hisS gene encoding histidine--tRNA ligase, translating to MARKASLSGFPEWLPQERLVEQHVLDSLRRTFELHGFSSIETRAVETVEQLLRKGEIDKEVYGLHRLQAEEAEGGKSEDKLALHFDLTVPFARYVVENAGHLAFPFRRYQIQKVWRGERPQEGRAREFTQADIDVVGDGELPFRYDVELALVIVEALGALPIPEFKLRVNNRKLAEGFYRGIGLDDTAGVLRSIDKLEKVGPQKVAELLQHELGATVEQAEAALKLASIRSEDTSFAQEVRALGVSNDLLDEGLAELEQVIGEASHRAPGRVLADLSIARGLDYYTGTVYETVLVGHEQLGSICSGGRYDALAAKGNRKFPGVGLSIGVTRLVMRILSQEFASASRHVPTAVLVTLADDGSWSQAQDIAAQLRGRGISVEVAAKAEKFGKQIKYADRRGIPFVWFSTDEDGNLSHEVKDIRSGEQVAADPKTWMPPAADLIPQITSAQ from the coding sequence ATGGCACGTAAGGCCTCCCTGTCAGGTTTCCCGGAATGGCTTCCGCAGGAGAGGCTCGTGGAGCAGCATGTGCTGGACAGCCTGCGGCGGACCTTTGAACTGCACGGGTTCTCCTCCATTGAAACCCGCGCCGTGGAGACAGTGGAGCAGCTGCTGCGCAAGGGAGAGATCGACAAAGAGGTCTACGGCCTGCACCGGCTCCAGGCGGAGGAAGCAGAGGGCGGCAAATCGGAGGACAAGCTGGCGCTCCACTTCGACCTGACCGTGCCGTTTGCCCGGTACGTCGTGGAAAACGCCGGACACCTCGCCTTCCCGTTCCGCCGCTACCAGATCCAGAAAGTCTGGCGCGGGGAACGGCCGCAGGAGGGCCGCGCACGCGAATTTACCCAGGCCGACATCGACGTCGTGGGTGACGGTGAGCTGCCGTTCCGTTACGACGTGGAGCTGGCCCTGGTCATCGTGGAAGCCTTGGGTGCGCTGCCCATCCCCGAATTCAAGCTGCGGGTAAACAACCGCAAGCTGGCCGAGGGCTTCTACCGTGGGATCGGGCTGGATGATACCGCCGGTGTTCTGCGCAGCATCGACAAGCTTGAGAAGGTCGGGCCCCAGAAGGTAGCCGAGCTGCTGCAGCATGAGCTCGGTGCCACCGTGGAGCAGGCCGAGGCCGCGCTGAAGCTGGCGTCCATCCGCAGCGAGGACACCTCCTTTGCGCAGGAGGTGCGTGCCCTGGGCGTGAGCAACGACCTGCTGGACGAGGGCCTGGCCGAGCTCGAACAAGTGATTGGCGAAGCTTCGCACCGCGCACCCGGACGCGTCCTGGCGGACCTGAGCATCGCCCGCGGGCTCGATTACTACACCGGAACCGTCTACGAAACGGTCCTGGTCGGACACGAACAGCTCGGCTCGATCTGCTCCGGCGGCCGGTACGACGCCCTCGCCGCCAAGGGAAACCGCAAGTTTCCCGGCGTGGGCCTGTCCATCGGCGTGACCCGGCTGGTGATGCGGATCCTCAGCCAGGAGTTCGCCTCGGCCTCCCGGCACGTGCCCACCGCCGTGCTGGTCACGCTGGCCGATGACGGCAGCTGGTCCCAGGCCCAGGACATCGCGGCGCAGTTGCGCGGACGTGGCATCAGCGTGGAAGTTGCGGCCAAGGCGGAGAAATTCGGCAAGCAGATCAAGTACGCGGACCGCCGGGGAATTCCCTTTGTCTGGTTCAGCACGGACGAAGACGGCAACCTCAGCCACGAGGTCAAGGACATCCGTTCGGGCGAACAGGTTGCGGCCGATCCCAAGACCTGGATGCCGCCGGCAGCGGACCTGATCCCGCAGATCACTTCCGCCCAGTAG